One Fusobacterium ulcerans DNA segment encodes these proteins:
- a CDS encoding MurR/RpiR family transcriptional regulator has product MKTTIENSSYKSDLTNKDKIILDYILRNKKTACFLTSNEIAELLNVSPSSVVRLSKKIGFENFSAFKKALQMEIAEQEPSLDANEIPYEKIEQYDKLSDIELIKAFRQNVLKNITADISSKEDKKFIESADIISKAKRVFIVGYRACAGLASTFGIMLSCIRPDVFVLNNNGPIVDRLIDLGKNDVVVAISFNRYSGNTKFAVQIARDAGAKIISFTDFYTSPIAQGVDKVIINSVENFSFYNSYASSMMNIETIVALVSKKNMAANKKRLMKMETYLEQNGEY; this is encoded by the coding sequence ATGAAAACTACTATTGAAAATTCTTCATACAAATCTGATCTTACCAATAAAGATAAAATAATATTAGATTATATACTTCGTAATAAGAAAACAGCCTGTTTTCTTACCTCTAACGAAATAGCTGAACTTCTTAATGTCAGCCCTTCATCTGTTGTGAGATTATCAAAAAAAATTGGCTTTGAAAATTTTTCAGCATTTAAAAAAGCTTTACAAATGGAAATAGCTGAGCAGGAACCATCTCTTGATGCAAATGAAATTCCTTATGAAAAGATAGAACAATATGATAAACTTTCTGATATTGAATTGATTAAAGCTTTCCGACAGAATGTATTAAAAAATATTACTGCTGATATCTCCAGTAAAGAAGACAAAAAGTTTATAGAAAGTGCTGATATAATTTCAAAAGCAAAGAGAGTATTCATTGTAGGATATCGTGCTTGTGCAGGGCTTGCCTCTACATTTGGAATAATGCTTTCATGTATAAGACCTGATGTTTTCGTCTTAAATAATAATGGACCTATTGTTGACAGACTCATTGATCTTGGAAAAAATGATGTAGTTGTTGCCATATCTTTTAACCGTTATTCTGGAAATACAAAATTTGCTGTTCAAATAGCAAGGGATGCTGGAGCCAAAATAATATCATTCACTGATTTTTATACTTCTCCAATTGCACAGGGAGTTGATAAGGTTATAATCAACAGTGTAGAAAATTTCAGTTTCTACAATTCATATGCCAGTTCTATGATGAATATAGAGACAATTGTAGCTCTTGTGAGCAAAAAAAACATGGCAGCTAATAAAAAGCGGCTTATGAAAATGGAAACATACTTAGAACAGAATGGAGAATACTAA